A genomic window from Methanobrevibacter sp. TLL-48-HuF1 includes:
- a CDS encoding DUF1611 domain-containing protein produces MYSVDSVKELQDLNPFIVVGCGGGGEKFSNLEGIEAVGFIDDDVNKQGTQFCGKTVSGSLDECLSETSANSLVIMLPIGAEGSAIKYAVQAIDAGLNVITSFRSLSIEDNISLKKFADSKDLIIKEIGPRLDVVEKIAGIAPEKSCEVLPKISYEPKAPVIFVGGTSQECGKRTTSKKLGIAATQRGLTSAVISTDEMGLEEPTEFNFRAGSLSAMDVPAAVLSAIKYVEETKKPDIIFIEGQSSLTEKGNPHPRGLSAAILIGAAPDAVIIGHRPNHPYREPRGIEEEIKAIEAVEPTKVVGISINLKNAELDLDTEYFEHKYDLPVEDVYNNGASKLLDAILDYLGE; encoded by the coding sequence TTGTATTCAGTAGATTCTGTTAAAGAACTTCAAGATTTGAATCCATTCATTGTTGTTGGTTGTGGTGGAGGTGGTGAGAAATTCTCCAATCTTGAAGGTATTGAAGCAGTTGGCTTTATAGATGATGATGTTAACAAACAAGGAACTCAGTTTTGTGGTAAAACTGTTTCAGGCAGTTTGGATGAATGTTTAAGTGAAACTTCTGCAAACTCTCTTGTTATTATGTTGCCTATTGGAGCTGAAGGTTCAGCTATTAAATATGCTGTTCAAGCTATTGATGCTGGTTTAAATGTTATAACTTCATTTAGATCATTATCTATTGAAGACAATATTTCTTTAAAAAAATTTGCTGATTCAAAAGATTTAATTATCAAAGAAATAGGTCCTAGGTTAGATGTTGTTGAAAAAATAGCAGGAATAGCTCCTGAAAAATCCTGTGAAGTTTTACCAAAAATATCCTATGAACCTAAAGCTCCGGTAATCTTTGTTGGAGGAACTTCTCAGGAATGCGGTAAAAGAACTACTTCCAAAAAATTAGGAATTGCAGCTACTCAAAGAGGTTTAACTTCAGCAGTTATTTCCACTGATGAAATGGGTCTTGAGGAACCTACAGAATTTAATTTTAGAGCAGGAAGTTTATCTGCTATGGATGTTCCTGCAGCAGTATTGTCTGCAATTAAATATGTTGAAGAAACTAAAAAACCGGATATTATTTTCATTGAAGGTCAATCTAGTTTAACTGAAAAAGGAAATCCTCATCCAAGAGGTTTATCTGCAGCTATTTTGATTGGTGCAGCTCCTGATGCAGTTATTATTGGACACAGACCAAACCACCCATACAGGGAACCTAGAGGCATTGAAGAAGAAATTAAAGCTATTGAAGCTGTTGAACCTACAAAAGTTGTGGGAATTTCAATTAATCTTAAAAATGCAGAATTGGATTTGGATACTGAATACTTTGAACATAAATATGACTTACCTGTAGAGGATGTTTATAACAATGGTGCTTCAAAATTATTAGATGCTATACTTGATTATTTAGGAGAGTAA
- a CDS encoding winged helix-turn-helix domain-containing protein, producing MNENQKCMENYETVSEEIKYITNSLVRLKILATLYEQPLNMKDINKTTGLSYSSISSNMFGLELGGFVYRSGNLYYISNTTELYITNILELKDTINLFNRFFNILDAHIVDMIPENSIAQLYLLGRAILVESNEKDIYRAYNIIQHALKEACGLKCVFPFFYGDFNKYINDLIDENRHIEIIIPQNIKENFEYFLNLENDNVEMSTFNIENNFLLVVTDKVMILGLFKEDGNFDQNRIITSKKEECIEWGENLFENFKNKINK from the coding sequence GTGAATGAAAATCAAAAATGTATGGAAAACTATGAAACAGTATCTGAAGAAATTAAATATATAACAAACTCTTTAGTAAGGTTAAAAATCTTAGCAACTTTATATGAACAACCGTTGAATATGAAAGATATTAATAAAACTACAGGATTAAGTTATAGCTCAATATCAAGCAATATGTTTGGACTGGAATTGGGAGGTTTTGTTTATAGAAGCGGAAATCTCTATTATATCTCAAATACAACTGAACTTTATATAACTAATATTCTGGAATTAAAAGATACAATAAACTTATTTAATAGGTTTTTTAATATTTTAGATGCTCATATTGTAGACATGATTCCTGAAAATTCAATAGCTCAATTGTATTTGCTTGGAAGGGCTATTTTAGTTGAATCCAATGAAAAAGATATTTATAGGGCTTATAATATAATTCAGCATGCATTAAAAGAAGCCTGCGGTTTGAAATGTGTTTTTCCTTTTTTCTATGGGGATTTTAATAAATATATAAATGATTTAATTGATGAGAACAGGCATATTGAAATAATAATTCCTCAAAACATTAAGGAAAACTTTGAATATTTCTTGAATCTGGAAAATGACAATGTAGAAATGTCTACTTTTAATATTGAAAATAATTTTTTATTGGTTGTAACAGATAAAGTAATGATTCTTGGCCTTTTTAAGGAAGATGGAAATTTTGACCAGAACAGAATAATAACTTCTAAAAAAGAAGAATGTATTGAATGGGGTGAAAATCTATTTGAAAACTTTAAAAATAAGATAAATAAATGA
- a CDS encoding TatD family hydrolase: MIDTHMHGDSRSSEDFGEMYLSGIDAAITCAFYPYKLNNESTLLNHLERILNYDTKRAKEYGLDLKVALGIHPANTSVNPELIYENLYKWIENKQIVAIGEIGLEDLTDSEISIFKKQLDIGEETKSKVIVHTPRKNKKEVLKVIQDIVPQHIDPKLVVIDHINQNVVEDVIDKDYTLGLTVQPQKMDKEEAIAILDEYGFDKFLLNSDISNKPSDPLSVPKTVRELEKLGYKKTEIGKVAFKNAEKFFKI; encoded by the coding sequence ATGATTGACACACATATGCATGGAGATTCAAGAAGTAGTGAAGATTTTGGTGAAATGTATTTATCTGGAATAGATGCTGCAATAACCTGTGCTTTCTACCCATACAAGTTAAATAATGAAAGCACTCTTTTAAATCATTTGGAAAGAATTCTCAACTATGACACCAAAAGAGCTAAAGAATATGGCCTTGATTTAAAAGTCGCTTTAGGAATCCATCCTGCAAATACAAGTGTAAATCCGGAATTAATATACGAAAACCTTTACAAATGGATTGAAAACAAACAGATAGTAGCTATTGGAGAAATAGGTCTTGAAGATTTAACAGATAGTGAAATATCCATCTTTAAAAAACAGTTAGATATTGGTGAAGAAACTAAATCAAAAGTTATTGTTCACACACCACGTAAAAATAAAAAAGAAGTCTTAAAAGTCATTCAGGATATTGTACCTCAACATATTGACCCAAAATTAGTTGTTATTGACCATATAAACCAAAATGTAGTTGAAGATGTAATTGACAAAGATTACACTTTAGGATTAACAGTACAGCCTCAAAAAATGGACAAAGAAGAAGCAATAGCTATATTGGATGAATATGGATTTGACAAATTTCTGTTAAATAGTGACATCAGCAATAAACCCTCTGATCCACTATCTGTTCCAAAAACAGTACGTGAACTCGAAAAATTAGGATATAAAAAAACAGAAATAGGGAAAGTAGCATTTAAAAATGCTGAAAAATTCTTTAAAATATAA
- a CDS encoding ZPR1 zinc finger domain-containing protein: MNEAEINEMSIKCPACNTENVAKSIMKEIEIPHFGKVLETTIICDSCGFKHSDIIALEHNDPAKYVLKINKDNLSTRIVRSQSATVSIPELGVKVEPGPKSEGYVTNVEGVITRFEDAVKQALHLFNDNTSQKNAQLVLNDLKSLVNGEKTATLIIEDPFGQSNVVSDDVEILDIPEEELKLLKTGFSIIEDN; the protein is encoded by the coding sequence ATGAATGAAGCAGAAATTAATGAAATGAGTATCAAATGTCCGGCATGCAACACTGAGAATGTGGCTAAATCTATAATGAAAGAAATTGAAATACCACACTTCGGAAAGGTTTTAGAAACAACTATTATTTGTGATTCTTGCGGATTTAAACATAGTGATATTATAGCACTTGAACATAATGATCCTGCAAAATATGTTTTAAAAATAAATAAAGATAATTTATCTACCAGAATTGTCCGATCACAGTCAGCAACTGTGTCCATTCCAGAACTTGGCGTTAAAGTGGAACCGGGTCCAAAATCAGAAGGATATGTAACTAATGTTGAAGGAGTAATCACCCGATTTGAAGATGCAGTAAAACAGGCACTTCATCTATTTAATGACAATACTTCTCAAAAAAATGCACAGTTAGTTTTAAATGATTTAAAAAGCCTTGTAAATGGAGAAAAAACAGCCACTTTAATTATTGAAGATCCCTTTGGTCAGAGTAATGTTGTAAGTGATGATGTTGAAATATTAGACATTCCCGAAGAGGAATTAAAATTATTAAAAACAGGTTTTAGTATTATTGAAGATAATTAA
- a CDS encoding 3H domain-containing protein, producing the protein MRKPYVILIGSASGIGKSTIAAELAKQLNIKHLIESDFIRAVVRGIIGKEYAPALHNSSYEAYKSLRNKSKYDNYEELVAAGFDEHASYVIPALEKVIQRAITDFDDIIIEGVHLVPGLIDIEQFYEDANIYFFILSSDEEAHKERFVKRAIQIHRGGKQLEFFKENRIIHNHLISQAEKFNAITVNTENINNTLSKLLKTIKQTCKTVCLTNSVDELEDVVDIIIKQNNSSITKIVYKLGGFKDSLVKTVNISDSDEATKFIKSINENKEKKEDLNKLYALSKYRKFTVCAPDDNSLNNIIEELTKRGFVYNE; encoded by the coding sequence ATGAGAAAACCTTATGTTATATTAATTGGAAGTGCCTCTGGAATTGGGAAATCAACAATAGCTGCAGAATTAGCTAAACAATTAAACATAAAACATTTAATAGAAAGTGATTTCATACGTGCTGTAGTTAGAGGAATTATTGGAAAGGAATATGCTCCAGCACTCCACAATTCATCTTATGAAGCATATAAAAGCCTACGAAACAAGTCAAAATATGACAACTATGAGGAACTGGTGGCGGCTGGTTTTGATGAACACGCATCATATGTTATTCCTGCTTTAGAAAAGGTAATTCAGCGAGCAATTACAGACTTTGATGACATTATAATTGAAGGAGTGCATTTAGTTCCTGGATTAATTGATATTGAACAATTCTACGAAGATGCAAATATTTATTTCTTTATATTATCATCAGATGAAGAAGCACATAAAGAAAGATTTGTTAAAAGAGCAATTCAAATACATAGAGGTGGAAAACAATTAGAATTCTTTAAAGAAAACAGAATAATCCACAACCACCTAATATCTCAGGCTGAAAAATTCAATGCAATAACAGTCAATACTGAAAATATTAATAATACATTGTCCAAACTACTTAAAACAATAAAACAAACCTGTAAAACTGTATGTTTAACTAATAGTGTTGATGAATTAGAAGATGTAGTTGACATCATCATAAAACAGAATAACAGCAGCATAACAAAAATCGTGTACAAATTAGGAGGCTTTAAAGATTCATTAGTTAAAACTGTTAATATTTCAGATTCTGATGAAGCAACCAAATTTATTAAAAGCATTAATGAAAACAAAGAGAAAAAAGAAGATTTAAATAAATTATATGCTCTGTCAAAGTACAGAAAATTTACTGTCTGTGCACCTGACGATAATAGTTTAAATAATATCATTGAAGAATTAACAAAAAGAGGATTTGTTTATAATGAATGA
- the sepF gene encoding cell division protein SepF has translation MGFTDALKRSLGFEENTSLHNKQPNNYRRPSTHSSDFRMSNNNASDLSSHSYYDDVSISPEQSFYEIMLIRPKTIDDINYVVDQVLEESNPVILDLSFLEKESPANFKLAGEKIKQMRSNYGAEALLLSRCNDKNLIIIAPKGVSLVRK, from the coding sequence ATGGGTTTTACTGATGCTTTAAAAAGAAGTTTAGGTTTTGAAGAAAATACATCTTTACATAACAAACAGCCAAATAATTATAGAAGGCCAAGCACTCATTCTAGTGACTTTAGAATGTCAAATAATAATGCTTCAGATTTAAGCAGTCATAGCTATTATGATGATGTGTCTATTTCTCCGGAACAGTCTTTCTATGAAATAATGTTAATAAGGCCAAAAACTATTGATGATATTAATTATGTTGTAGATCAAGTTCTTGAAGAAAGTAATCCTGTTATTTTAGATTTATCTTTTTTAGAAAAAGAAAGTCCGGCTAATTTCAAACTTGCCGGTGAAAAAATCAAACAAATGAGAAGTAATTATGGTGCAGAAGCACTTTTACTTTCCCGTTGCAATGATAAAAATTTAATTATTATAGCTCCAAAAGGAGTTAGTTTAGTTAGAAAGTAG